A genome region from Cognatishimia activa includes the following:
- the tkt gene encoding transketolase yields MKATAIRALALDAVKGANSGHTGMPIGMADVATVLFEKHLKFDAKNPTWPDRDRFILSAGHGSMLIYSLLYLCGDQQVTLDQIKNFRQMGSLTAGHPENFLLDAVETTTGPLGQGIANSVGFAIAEEILRAQYGKKLVDHHTYVIAGDGCLMEGVSQEAIGIAGRHNLGKLIVFWDNNNITIDGTVELSDKTNQVQRFKASGWHVQEIDGHDPEAIDAAIIAAKKSKKPSMIACKTHIALGHAAQDTSKGHGALTDADQAKAAKEIWGWTGGEYEVPAEIKSQWEAIGARGVSEREAWEARFAEASTQKQAKFNRALAGDAPKKLSATIKALKKQVSEDQPKVATRKSSEMALQAINAVMPETVGGSADLTGSNNTKTDDLGMFETNNRGGRYIYWGIREHGMASAMNGIALHGGLRPYGGTFMAFTDYARPAMRLAALMKIPTVFVMTHDSIGVGEDGPTHQPVEHCAISRSTPNTYVFRPADTVETAEAWEIAATSKTTPSVMSLTRQNLPTVRTEHKLKNLTEQGAYVLAEATGKRQAILIATGSEVSVAMDARAKLEAEGIGTRVVSMPCMELFAQQDESYRRKVLPAGPVRVGIEAGVRHGWDRWLLGERGRENKAAFVGMDSFGSSAPAGELFEKFGITADNVVANVKAML; encoded by the coding sequence ATGAAGGCCACCGCCATTCGCGCCCTTGCCCTGGATGCCGTCAAAGGGGCCAACTCTGGCCACACCGGCATGCCGATCGGCATGGCAGACGTCGCCACCGTGCTGTTTGAGAAGCACCTGAAATTTGACGCAAAAAACCCGACCTGGCCTGATCGCGACCGGTTTATCCTGTCTGCGGGCCACGGTTCGATGCTGATCTATTCCCTGCTCTATCTTTGCGGCGACCAGCAGGTCACGCTGGATCAGATCAAGAACTTCCGCCAGATGGGATCGCTGACAGCGGGTCACCCGGAAAACTTCCTGCTGGATGCGGTTGAAACCACCACCGGCCCGCTTGGGCAGGGTATCGCCAATTCCGTCGGTTTTGCGATCGCCGAAGAAATCCTGCGCGCGCAATACGGCAAGAAACTTGTCGACCACCACACCTATGTGATCGCAGGCGATGGTTGTTTGATGGAGGGCGTCTCCCAAGAGGCCATCGGTATCGCAGGCCGTCATAACCTCGGCAAGCTGATCGTCTTCTGGGACAACAACAACATCACCATCGACGGCACAGTTGAACTGTCTGACAAAACCAACCAGGTGCAGCGCTTCAAAGCCTCGGGCTGGCACGTTCAGGAAATCGACGGCCACGATCCAGAGGCCATCGACGCGGCCATCATCGCGGCTAAGAAATCCAAAAAGCCAAGCATGATCGCCTGCAAAACCCACATCGCTCTGGGCCATGCGGCGCAAGACACATCCAAGGGTCACGGCGCTCTGACTGACGCGGATCAGGCCAAAGCGGCCAAAGAGATCTGGGGCTGGACCGGCGGCGAATACGAAGTCCCTGCCGAGATCAAGTCCCAATGGGAAGCCATCGGCGCGCGCGGCGTATCCGAGCGCGAAGCATGGGAAGCCCGTTTTGCAGAGGCTTCCACCCAGAAGCAGGCAAAATTCAACCGCGCGCTGGCGGGGGATGCGCCGAAAAAGCTGTCGGCCACCATTAAAGCCCTGAAAAAGCAGGTCTCTGAGGATCAACCAAAAGTCGCGACCCGTAAGTCTTCGGAAATGGCACTGCAAGCGATCAACGCTGTGATGCCTGAAACCGTGGGCGGCTCTGCTGACCTCACTGGCTCAAACAACACCAAGACCGATGATCTGGGTATGTTTGAAACCAACAACCGTGGCGGTCGCTACATCTACTGGGGTATCCGCGAGCACGGTATGGCCTCGGCGATGAACGGCATCGCGCTGCACGGCGGCCTGCGCCCTTACGGCGGCACCTTCATGGCCTTCACCGACTATGCGCGCCCTGCCATGCGTTTGGCGGCCCTGATGAAGATCCCAACGGTCTTTGTCATGACCCATGACTCCATCGGCGTCGGCGAAGACGGCCCGACCCACCAGCCAGTCGAGCATTGCGCCATTTCCCGTTCCACACCAAATACTTACGTCTTCCGTCCGGCAGACACAGTGGAAACCGCCGAGGCCTGGGAAATTGCGGCCACCAGCAAGACCACCCCATCGGTCATGTCTCTGACCCGTCAAAACCTTCCGACCGTACGGACCGAGCACAAACTCAAGAACCTCACTGAGCAAGGCGCCTATGTTCTTGCCGAAGCCACCGGCAAACGTCAGGCAATCCTGATCGCGACCGGCTCTGAGGTCTCTGTCGCCATGGACGCCCGCGCAAAACTGGAAGCCGAAGGCATTGGCACCCGCGTTGTCTCTATGCCCTGCATGGAGCTGTTTGCTCAGCAAGACGAAAGCTACCGCCGCAAGGTCCTGCCCGCAGGCCCAGTCCGCGTCGGGATTGAGGCAGGCGTACGCCACGGCTGGGATCGCTGGCTCTTGGGCGAACGTGGTCGCGAAAACAAAGCAGCCTTCGTGGGCATGGACAGCTTCGGCTCTAGTGCCCCTGCAGGCGAGCTCTTTGAAAAGTTCGGCATCACCGCAGACAATGTGGTCGCCAACGTCAAAGCGATGCTCTAA
- a CDS encoding LysR family transcriptional regulator, protein MDLKWDDLRVFLAVARDESLSKAGKRLRIDPATVGRRIARLEAGYGAPLFGKSPTGYALTDRGERLMEHAIRIEQSVAAANEELSGQTEGLTGQVRVGAPDGSANFLLPQVCAQIARDNPELEIQIVALPRVINLSKREADFVIAVSPPTAGRMIVQKISDYHLSLAASEEYLAKSAPIERVEDVKDHMVVGYIPDMIFDKELDYLSEIGIESPDLASNSVSVQINWIHQGGGLGFVHDFALPLYPNVKRILLDQVRLTRSFYLVRHEDDKRLERMNRFADALIEGLRREVTRLEALA, encoded by the coding sequence TTGGATCTGAAATGGGATGACTTGCGGGTGTTTCTGGCGGTGGCGCGGGATGAAAGCCTGAGCAAGGCGGGCAAACGCTTGCGGATTGATCCTGCGACAGTAGGGCGGCGCATAGCGCGGCTTGAGGCGGGCTATGGCGCGCCTCTGTTTGGCAAGTCTCCGACGGGCTATGCGCTCACAGATCGCGGGGAGCGCCTGATGGAGCACGCGATCCGCATTGAGCAATCTGTGGCCGCCGCCAATGAAGAGCTGAGCGGGCAAACGGAAGGCTTAACAGGGCAGGTCAGAGTAGGGGCGCCCGATGGTTCGGCGAATTTCCTGTTGCCTCAGGTCTGCGCGCAAATCGCACGAGACAATCCCGAGTTGGAAATTCAGATCGTCGCTTTGCCGCGTGTTATCAATTTGTCCAAACGTGAAGCGGATTTTGTGATCGCCGTTAGCCCGCCGACCGCGGGACGCATGATCGTGCAAAAGATCTCGGACTATCATCTGAGCCTTGCAGCCTCTGAGGAGTATCTGGCCAAAAGCGCGCCGATTGAACGGGTCGAGGACGTCAAAGACCACATGGTCGTGGGCTATATCCCGGATATGATCTTTGACAAGGAACTCGACTATTTGTCTGAAATCGGGATTGAATCGCCTGATCTGGCGTCAAACTCGGTCTCTGTTCAGATCAATTGGATCCATCAGGGCGGTGGTTTGGGCTTTGTGCATGACTTTGCACTTCCGCTCTATCCCAATGTGAAACGGATCCTGTTGGATCAAGTGCGGCTGACGCGCAGTTTCTACTTGGTGCGCCATGAGGACGACAAGCGCCTCGAGCGCATGAACCGGTTTGCCGACGCCCTTATCGAAGGTTTGCGCAGGGAAGTGACGCGACTGGAAGCGCTCGCTTGA
- a CDS encoding enoyl-CoA hydratase/isomerase family protein, with protein sequence MTDIHIRKIGLTGRITLNRPKALNALSYDMCLAIEDALDAWATDDSIKMLVIDAEGDRAFCAGGDIQEMYDTAKAGNYNYGRKFWRDEYRMNAKMFEFPKPVATFLQGFTMGGGVGVGCHGSHRVVGDTCQIAMPEVGIGLVPDVGGSYILAKAPDHMGEYLGLTAARMDAGDAITAGFADYYIPEEQWPALIAQLEETGDFSLIDAAASEPAQGKITAQLSEINRHFAGATLLDIVNSLKSEDSEFAANTLKALGRNSPLSMACGLEIIRRGRAFDNIRPSLEQEFRFTYRSGESGEFVEGIRAAIIDKDRNPQWTHTLDNPPAAMVMKMLMPLGAEKLTFEKGETA encoded by the coding sequence ATGACTGACATCCACATCCGCAAAATCGGCCTGACGGGCCGTATCACGCTGAACCGCCCCAAGGCGCTTAATGCGCTCTCTTACGACATGTGCCTCGCAATCGAGGACGCTCTGGACGCTTGGGCGACGGACGACAGCATCAAAATGCTTGTCATCGACGCCGAAGGCGACCGCGCCTTTTGCGCCGGCGGCGACATTCAAGAGATGTATGACACGGCCAAGGCCGGCAACTATAACTATGGCCGCAAGTTCTGGCGCGACGAATACCGCATGAACGCCAAGATGTTCGAGTTCCCCAAACCCGTCGCCACCTTCCTGCAAGGCTTCACCATGGGCGGCGGCGTTGGTGTCGGCTGTCACGGCAGCCACCGCGTCGTCGGCGACACCTGCCAGATCGCCATGCCCGAGGTCGGCATCGGATTGGTCCCCGACGTCGGCGGCAGCTATATCCTCGCCAAAGCGCCAGATCATATGGGCGAATACCTCGGCCTGACGGCGGCGCGCATGGACGCAGGCGACGCGATCACCGCGGGTTTTGCCGACTACTATATCCCAGAGGAGCAATGGCCCGCGCTCATCGCTCAGCTTGAAGAGACTGGCGACTTCAGCCTAATCGACGCAGCGGCCTCCGAGCCCGCCCAAGGCAAGATCACCGCGCAGCTCTCTGAGATCAATCGACATTTCGCGGGTGCGACGCTCTTGGACATCGTGAATTCCCTCAAATCCGAGGACAGTGAATTCGCAGCCAATACGCTCAAAGCCTTGGGTCGCAACTCGCCGCTCTCGATGGCCTGCGGTCTTGAAATCATCCGCCGAGGCCGGGCCTTTGACAATATCCGCCCCTCGCTGGAACAAGAGTTCCGCTTCACCTATCGCTCCGGTGAGTCCGGCGAGTTCGTCGAAGGCATCCGCGCCGCGATCATCGACAAAGACCGCAACCCGCAGTGGACACATACGCTGGATAACCCTCCGGCCGCGATGGTCATGAAAATGCTAATGCCTCTGGGCGCGGAAAAACTGACATTTGAAAAGGGAGAGACGGCATGA
- a CDS encoding CoA-acylating methylmalonate-semialdehyde dehydrogenase translates to MQELTHYINGAHVKGTSGRFADVFNPATGEVQAKVPLANKDEFDAAVEIAAAAQPAWGATNPQRRARVMMKFVDLLNRDMDKLAEALSREHGKTFPDAKGDIQRGLEVVEYCIGAPQMLKGEFTDSAGPGIDMYSLRQPLGVTGGITPFNFPAMIPMWMFAPAIVCGNAFILKPSERDPSVPLMLAELIEEAGLPKGILQVVNGDKEAVDAMLYNDTVQSIGFVGSTPIAEYIYGTGCSQGKRVQCFGGAKNHMIIMPDADLDQAADALVGAGYGAAGERCMAISVAVPVGEETADRLIEKLVPRIEKLKVGPYTSGDDVDYGPVVTAQAKENILRLVQTGVDQGAELVVDGRDFSLQGYEEGFFVGAHLFDRVTPDMDIYKTEIFGPVLSTVRAGSYEEALGLAMDHEYGNGTAIFTRDGDTARDFANRINIGMVGINVPIPVPLAYHTFGGWKKSVFGDLNQHGPDAFKFYTRTKTVTSRWPSGIKEGGEFNFKAMD, encoded by the coding sequence ATGCAGGAACTGACTCATTACATTAATGGCGCACACGTCAAAGGCACTTCCGGGCGCTTTGCCGATGTGTTCAACCCGGCCACTGGCGAGGTTCAGGCCAAGGTGCCTCTGGCCAATAAGGACGAATTTGATGCCGCGGTGGAAATCGCCGCCGCCGCACAACCCGCCTGGGGCGCAACCAACCCGCAGCGTCGCGCGCGCGTCATGATGAAATTCGTGGATCTTCTGAACCGCGATATGGACAAGCTGGCCGAGGCGCTCAGCCGCGAGCACGGCAAGACCTTCCCTGACGCGAAAGGCGATATTCAGCGTGGTCTTGAGGTCGTGGAATATTGCATCGGCGCGCCTCAGATGTTGAAGGGTGAATTCACCGACAGCGCGGGCCCCGGCATCGACATGTATTCCTTGCGTCAGCCTCTGGGCGTCACGGGCGGCATCACCCCGTTCAACTTCCCGGCGATGATCCCAATGTGGATGTTTGCCCCAGCAATTGTCTGCGGCAATGCCTTTATCCTGAAGCCCTCCGAGCGTGATCCTTCTGTGCCTCTGATGCTGGCTGAACTGATCGAAGAAGCGGGCTTGCCAAAGGGCATCCTCCAGGTGGTCAATGGCGACAAAGAAGCCGTAGACGCGATGCTCTACAATGACACAGTACAATCCATCGGCTTTGTGGGCTCGACCCCGATTGCAGAATATATCTACGGCACCGGTTGTTCGCAGGGCAAACGCGTACAGTGCTTTGGCGGCGCGAAAAACCACATGATCATCATGCCGGACGCGGATCTGGATCAGGCCGCAGACGCGCTGGTCGGCGCGGGCTATGGCGCGGCGGGTGAACGTTGTATGGCGATTTCCGTGGCTGTGCCTGTGGGAGAAGAGACCGCTGATAGGCTCATCGAAAAACTGGTTCCACGGATCGAGAAACTGAAAGTCGGCCCCTATACCTCGGGCGATGACGTGGACTACGGCCCCGTTGTGACGGCACAGGCCAAGGAAAACATTCTGCGGCTGGTTCAAACCGGTGTCGATCAGGGGGCGGAACTGGTGGTCGACGGGCGTGATTTCTCGCTGCAAGGCTATGAAGAGGGATTCTTTGTCGGCGCGCACCTCTTTGACCGCGTGACACCCGACATGGACATCTACAAGACCGAGATCTTTGGTCCTGTGCTGTCCACCGTCCGCGCAGGCTCTTACGAAGAAGCGCTTGGCCTCGCGATGGACCACGAATACGGCAACGGAACCGCGATCTTTACCCGCGATGGCGACACGGCGCGCGATTTCGCCAACCGCATCAACATCGGCATGGTCGGCATTAACGTCCCGATCCCGGTGCCTCTGGCCTATCACACCTTTGGCGGCTGGAAGAAATCCGTCTTTGGCGACCTGAACCAGCACGGCCCGGATGCGTTCAAATTCTATACGCGCACCAAAACCGTGACATCGCGCTGGCCCTCCGGCATCAAGGAAGGCGGCGAGTTCAACTTTAAAGCGATGGACTAA
- a CDS encoding TetR/AcrR family transcriptional regulator has translation MKTSKNRKGEIVAAAANLLAQQGEAGFSLREVAKVVGIKLASLQYHFPTREMLVTAVLNDVMDGYVDQVGAALETAGEDPEEQLRIAARALCEDSGGDGSQQRLEIHLWSMALNDALVRNALDDSHRDYINNICDMILAARPSVSAEEARRRAIVIASMYEGSMLFTDEQVTGVSQNDLRETIYRASLEIALAH, from the coding sequence GTGAAGACGTCAAAAAATCGTAAAGGCGAGATCGTTGCTGCAGCTGCAAACTTGCTGGCTCAGCAGGGCGAGGCGGGGTTTTCTCTGCGCGAAGTGGCGAAAGTCGTGGGGATCAAGCTGGCGTCCCTGCAGTATCATTTCCCAACACGGGAAATGCTGGTGACGGCTGTACTAAATGATGTGATGGATGGCTATGTCGACCAAGTCGGGGCTGCCTTGGAGACCGCCGGTGAGGATCCCGAAGAGCAGCTTCGGATCGCCGCGAGGGCCTTGTGCGAGGACTCCGGCGGCGATGGCAGTCAGCAGCGGCTAGAGATTCATCTGTGGTCGATGGCGCTGAATGACGCTTTGGTGCGCAATGCGCTGGACGACAGTCACCGGGACTATATCAATAACATTTGCGACATGATCCTGGCCGCGCGTCCGTCTGTCAGCGCCGAAGAGGCCCGCAGGCGCGCGATTGTGATCGCGAGCATGTATGAAGGCAGCATGTTGTTTACGGATGAGCAGGTGACAGGGGTGTCGCAAAACGATCTGCGCGAGACGATCTATAGGGCGAGCCTCGAGATCGCTTTGGCGCACTAG
- a CDS encoding cell division protein ZapA, whose protein sequence is MPEVDISIGGRNFEVACQEGEQHFLRSAAKMLDDEARVLTSQIGRIPEARMLLMSGLMLADKSAGMEDRMRELEAKVAEQEEELARLRSAPAHIERVEVPVVPASTRDAMAELAARAEALAAQVEEKVG, encoded by the coding sequence ATGCCAGAAGTCGATATCAGCATTGGCGGTCGTAATTTTGAAGTGGCCTGCCAAGAGGGCGAACAGCATTTCCTGCGCTCGGCGGCCAAGATGCTGGATGATGAGGCGCGGGTTCTGACGTCTCAGATCGGGCGCATCCCTGAAGCGCGGATGTTGTTGATGTCAGGCCTCATGCTGGCGGATAAATCCGCGGGTATGGAAGACCGGATGCGCGAGCTTGAGGCCAAGGTGGCTGAGCAAGAAGAAGAGCTGGCGCGGCTGCGGTCTGCCCCTGCGCATATCGAACGGGTTGAGGTGCCGGTGGTGCCAGCGAGCACGCGCGACGCGATGGCGGAACTGGCGGCACGGGCCGAGGCACTGGCTGCGCAGGTTGAGGAGAAGGTGGGGTAG
- a CDS encoding DUF808 domain-containing protein — protein sequence MSGLLALLDDVAGIAKVAASSLDDVASQALKAGSKAAGAVIDDAAVTPKYVAGFEASRELPIIWRIARASFRNKLLILLPIGLLLANFAPWMIAPLLMLGGAYLCFEGAEKIYHLIVPHHEDHKDHHEAPVDAAMLEEQRASGAIKTDFILSAEIMTIALAAVPASTFWMEAATLALVAIGITIAVYGSVALIVKADDVGLWLSQNGRLGLTRAAGRGLVRGMPHFMRLLTIVGTAAMLWVGGSIIVHALKEMGFGGLGYLIHGWAHAVAVMVPEAWQGFTEWFATATLDGILGLALGFILIPIGTRFVTPIWKAATGVFSRS from the coding sequence ATGAGCGGTTTGCTTGCCCTTTTGGATGACGTTGCAGGGATCGCCAAAGTCGCGGCCTCCTCGCTGGATGATGTGGCCTCTCAGGCGCTGAAGGCAGGCTCCAAGGCCGCAGGGGCCGTGATCGATGACGCCGCGGTGACTCCGAAATATGTTGCGGGCTTTGAAGCGAGCCGAGAGCTGCCGATCATTTGGCGCATCGCGCGGGCTTCTTTCCGCAATAAGTTGCTGATTTTGCTGCCGATTGGCCTTCTGTTGGCCAATTTCGCCCCTTGGATGATTGCGCCACTGTTGATGCTCGGAGGAGCCTATCTGTGTTTTGAAGGGGCGGAGAAAATCTATCATCTGATCGTTCCACATCACGAGGACCATAAGGATCACCACGAAGCGCCTGTAGATGCGGCGATGCTGGAAGAACAGCGCGCCTCTGGTGCGATTAAAACCGATTTCATTCTGTCTGCCGAGATCATGACCATTGCCTTGGCGGCAGTGCCTGCGAGTACCTTTTGGATGGAAGCGGCGACCTTGGCCCTAGTGGCGATTGGGATCACGATTGCGGTCTATGGCTCGGTTGCCTTGATCGTTAAGGCGGATGATGTGGGTCTTTGGCTGTCTCAGAACGGGCGGCTCGGACTGACGCGCGCCGCGGGTAGGGGGCTTGTGCGCGGTATGCCTCATTTTATGCGCCTGCTGACGATTGTGGGCACAGCGGCGATGCTTTGGGTCGGTGGCTCGATCATCGTGCACGCGCTGAAGGAAATGGGCTTTGGTGGGCTTGGGTATCTCATTCACGGATGGGCTCATGCGGTGGCCGTGATGGTGCCGGAAGCCTGGCAAGGGTTCACCGAGTGGTTTGCGACTGCGACGCTCGATGGGATCCTAGGTTTGGCGCTTGGGTTTATTCTGATCCCAATCGGGACACGGTTTGTGACGCCGATTTGGAAGGCGGCGACGGGGGTGTTTTCACGCTCGTAG
- the coaD gene encoding pantetheine-phosphate adenylyltransferase, whose product MRTGLYPGTFDPVTLGHIDIIRRAAVLVDRLVIGVAINRDKGPLFSLEERVAMIEAECAKLSAETGTEIVAHPFENLLIDCAKDVGAQIIVRGLRAVTDFEYEYQMVGMNRALDDSIETVFLMADLKHQAIASKLVKEIARLGGDISKFVTPAVKEAVQARMG is encoded by the coding sequence ATGCGCACAGGACTCTACCCCGGCACCTTTGATCCCGTCACACTGGGACATATCGATATTATCCGGCGGGCTGCTGTTTTGGTGGACCGTCTGGTGATCGGCGTTGCGATCAACCGCGACAAGGGGCCTTTGTTCTCGCTTGAGGAACGTGTGGCCATGATCGAAGCGGAATGTGCGAAACTGTCGGCCGAGACAGGGACTGAGATCGTTGCGCATCCGTTTGAGAACCTTTTGATCGATTGCGCCAAGGATGTTGGAGCTCAGATTATTGTGCGTGGCCTGCGGGCTGTGACCGATTTTGAGTATGAATATCAGATGGTTGGGATGAACCGTGCGCTTGATGACAGCATCGAGACGGTGTTCCTCATGGCCGATCTCAAGCATCAGGCGATTGCCTCAAAACTGGTTAAGGAAATCGCGCGCTTGGGGGGCGATATTAGCAAGTTCGTGACTCCGGCGGTCAAAGAGGCGGTTCAAGCTCGAATGGGATAA
- a CDS encoding flavin monoamine oxidase family protein: MNRRTFLNTSISAMAAGFVPLAASAQGAPTGYLRTNWSRDPYSLGSYSYVAKGARRRDHEALGEPVGEQLFFAGEAAHPDYNSTVHAAYESGQIAAEAIYDTTDAESVAVIGAGVSGLAAALWLSEEGYDVTVLEARRRIGGRILTDRSLGLPLDLGASWIHGTRGNPLTDLADELGVQTRETDETYVVRGGDGREIPDSQTPDWLDNVLSVQHNLGADTSDVNASAYWSDADYGGDEVIFPGGYDQLFTGVQSLLDIRLGHVLTHVKTDEDGVHLRDGKGRTASFDAVIITVPLGVLKAGAIKFSPALPDWKTAAINRLGMGTLDKLYLRYNEVFWDEDVTWIATPENSLPQGQFNQWLNLYRYTGQPVIMAFNGAQPARDLARLSDAELVKRARRTLEMAYS, encoded by the coding sequence ATGAACCGCAGAACTTTCCTGAACACCTCGATCTCGGCCATGGCCGCAGGCTTTGTCCCACTCGCGGCATCGGCCCAAGGCGCGCCCACAGGTTATCTGCGCACAAACTGGAGCCGCGATCCCTATAGCCTTGGGTCTTACTCCTATGTCGCCAAAGGCGCACGCCGCCGCGATCACGAAGCCCTCGGCGAACCCGTTGGCGAACAGCTCTTCTTCGCGGGCGAAGCGGCCCATCCCGATTACAACAGCACCGTGCACGCCGCCTATGAGTCAGGCCAAATTGCTGCCGAAGCGATCTATGACACCACAGACGCAGAATCTGTTGCCGTAATCGGTGCAGGCGTCAGTGGCTTGGCCGCGGCGCTCTGGCTTTCTGAGGAAGGTTACGACGTCACCGTCCTAGAAGCACGCCGCCGCATTGGGGGCCGCATCCTGACCGACCGCAGCCTCGGCCTGCCACTGGATCTGGGCGCAAGCTGGATCCACGGCACCCGCGGCAACCCTCTGACCGACCTTGCTGATGAACTGGGAGTACAAACCCGCGAAACCGATGAAACCTATGTGGTCCGAGGCGGTGACGGCCGCGAGATCCCGGACTCTCAAACCCCGGATTGGCTGGATAACGTCTTGTCCGTGCAGCATAATCTTGGCGCGGACACATCCGACGTCAACGCCTCGGCCTATTGGTCAGACGCAGACTATGGCGGTGACGAGGTGATCTTTCCCGGCGGCTATGATCAGCTCTTTACCGGAGTGCAATCCCTTCTGGACATCCGTCTCGGCCATGTCCTCACCCATGTGAAAACCGACGAGGACGGCGTGCATCTGCGTGACGGCAAAGGCCGCACCGCCAGCTTTGATGCGGTGATTATTACGGTGCCTCTTGGGGTGCTTAAGGCAGGCGCGATCAAGTTCTCTCCCGCCCTGCCCGACTGGAAAACCGCAGCGATCAACCGCTTGGGTATGGGCACGTTGGACAAACTCTATCTGCGCTACAATGAGGTGTTCTGGGACGAAGACGTCACCTGGATCGCCACGCCAGAGAACAGCCTGCCGCAAGGCCAGTTCAACCAATGGCTCAATCTCTACCGCTATACCGGCCAGCCCGTGATCATGGCCTTCAACGGAGCCCAACCCGCCCGCGACCTTGCGCGCCTGTCAGATGCAGAACTGGTCAAACGCGCGCGGCGGACGTTGGAGATGGCTTATTCTTAG
- a CDS encoding acyl-CoA dehydrogenase family protein, whose amino-acid sequence MDFALSEEQTLIFDMAKGFGEEHIAPFARDWDAAGSIPKDLWPKLAELGFGGLYVDEKYGGSALSRLDGTLVFEALAMSCPSVGSFLSIHNMCGGMLNSFGSDAFKDKFLPDLCAMNKVFSYCLTEPGSGSDASALKTRAEKTNADYVLNGTKAFISGGSYSDAYVVMCRTGEDGPKGISTVVVEDGTPGLSFGALEKKMGWLNQPTSQVQFDDCKVPAENRVGDEGRGFSYAMAGLDGGRLNISAGALGGAQAALNATVQYMGERKAFGKSINQFQALQFRLAEFETKLQAARVFLRQAAWKLDQKAPDATKHCAMAKLMVTDVAFEVANGCLQLHGGYGYLADYGIEKIVRDLRVHQILEGTNEIMRLIVSRQMIAE is encoded by the coding sequence ATGGACTTTGCACTGAGTGAAGAACAAACCTTAATTTTCGACATGGCCAAGGGCTTTGGCGAAGAGCATATCGCGCCTTTCGCGCGCGACTGGGACGCGGCGGGATCGATCCCCAAAGACCTCTGGCCCAAGCTGGCAGAGCTTGGCTTTGGCGGACTTTATGTGGACGAAAAATACGGCGGCTCTGCCCTTTCCCGCTTGGACGGCACGCTGGTCTTCGAGGCGCTTGCAATGTCCTGCCCCTCCGTTGGCTCTTTCCTGTCGATCCACAACATGTGTGGCGGGATGTTGAATTCTTTCGGCTCTGACGCGTTCAAGGACAAATTCCTCCCCGACCTATGCGCCATGAACAAAGTCTTCTCCTACTGCCTGACCGAACCGGGGTCCGGCTCTGACGCCTCTGCCCTCAAAACCCGCGCCGAGAAAACCAATGCCGACTACGTGCTCAACGGCACCAAAGCCTTCATCTCCGGCGGCAGCTATTCGGACGCCTATGTCGTCATGTGCCGCACCGGCGAGGACGGCCCCAAAGGCATCTCAACCGTCGTGGTCGAAGACGGCACGCCGGGCCTCTCCTTCGGAGCACTCGAAAAGAAGATGGGCTGGCTCAATCAACCGACCTCTCAGGTGCAATTCGACGACTGCAAAGTGCCCGCCGAGAACCGCGTCGGAGACGAGGGCCGAGGGTTCTCTTATGCCATGGCTGGACTTGATGGTGGCCGCCTCAACATCTCCGCAGGCGCCTTGGGCGGCGCACAAGCAGCCCTAAACGCAACCGTGCAATATATGGGCGAACGCAAGGCTTTCGGGAAATCCATCAACCAGTTCCAAGCCCTCCAATTCCGCCTCGCCGAATTTGAAACCAAACTCCAGGCCGCCCGCGTCTTCCTGCGCCAAGCCGCCTGGAAACTGGATCAAAAAGCGCCTGACGCCACCAAACATTGCGCCATGGCGAAGCTCATGGTCACAGACGTTGCCTTTGAGGTCGCCAATGGATGTCTGCAACTGCATGGCGGCTACGGCTATCTCGCCGACTACGGCATCGAGAAAATCGTGAGGGACCTGCGCGTGCATCAGATCCTGGAAGGCACCAATGAAATCATGCGTTTGATCGTCTCGCGTCAGATGATTGCAGAGTAA
- a CDS encoding CBS domain-containing protein translates to MLVQQILKSKGDTGVVTVSPGSLVQDAAKILAEKRIGTVVISGDGKTADGILSERDIVRDLAARGAACMEDKVDNLMTSDLVTCGLTDSADSVLEKMTEGRFRHMPVVEGRDMVGLVTLGDVVKARLSELAMEKDALEGMIMGH, encoded by the coding sequence ATGCTCGTTCAACAGATTCTCAAGTCAAAAGGCGATACAGGGGTTGTGACGGTTTCACCGGGAAGTTTGGTGCAGGATGCAGCCAAAATTCTGGCAGAGAAACGGATCGGGACCGTTGTCATCTCTGGCGACGGGAAGACGGCGGACGGGATCCTGTCGGAACGCGATATCGTGCGTGACCTTGCTGCGCGTGGTGCGGCCTGTATGGAAGATAAGGTCGACAACCTGATGACGTCCGATTTGGTGACCTGTGGTCTCACGGACAGCGCGGACTCGGTTCTGGAAAAGATGACCGAAGGGCGGTTTCGTCACATGCCAGTGGTCGAAGGCCGTGACATGGTTGGCCTTGTAACGCTGGGCGACGTTGTCAAAGCGCGACTCTCCGAACTTGCGATGGAGAAAGATGCCCTCGAAGGCATGATCATGGGGCACTAA